From a single Brachionichthys hirsutus isolate HB-005 unplaced genomic scaffold, CSIRO-AGI_Bhir_v1 contig_796, whole genome shotgun sequence genomic region:
- the LOC137913009 gene encoding adenosine kinase-like isoform X2, with product MASEEPQAKKQKLSEEEKTDPNSLFGMGNPLLDISAVVDKEFLDKYSLKPNDQILAEDTHKALFEEFVKKFKVEYHAGGATQNSVKVAQWMIQEPRNVGTFFGCIGKDKFGEILKQKAKEARVDAHYYEQDKEPTGTCAACITGDNRSLVANLAAANCYEKEKHLDLEENWKLVEKARVYYIAGFFLTVSLESILKVAKHAAETNKLFCLNLSAPFICVAFKDNLMQVLPYVDVLFGNETEAAAFAKEQNFETTDIKEIAKKAQALAKVNKKRPRIVVITQGKDETTIAQKGKIETFPVLKIDPKDIVDTNGAGDAFVGGFLSELVKDNPLDQCVNAAHYAANVIIRRAGCTFPEKPDFN from the exons ATGGCTTCAGAAGAACCgcaagcaaagaaacaaaaactctcagaggaggagaagacgga ccctaACTCGCTCTTTGGGATGGGAAACCCCCTTCTGGACATCTCTGCTGTCGTAGACAAAGAATTCTTGGATAA GTACAGTTTGAAGCCGAATGACCAGATCCTGGCAGAGGACACGCACAAAGCATT ATTCGAGGAGTTTGTGAAGAAGTTCAAAGTTGAGTACCACGCTGGAGGAGCCACGCAGAACTCCGTAAAGGTTGCTCAG TGGATGATCCAAGAACCCCGTAACGTCGGCACGTTCTTCGGCTGCATCGGCAAAGACAAGTTCGGCGAGATCCTGAAGCAGAAGGCGAAGGAAGCCCGCGTCGACGCCCACTACTACGAACAAGATAAAGAGCCCACAGGGACGTGCGCGGCCTGCATCACCGGAGATAACAG GTCTCTGGTGGCTAATCTAGCTGCTGCTAACTGCTATGAGAAGGAGAAACATCTAGATCTGGAAGAAAACTGGAAGCTGGTGGAAAAGGCTCGCGTCTACTATATTGCT GGCTTCTTCCTGACCGTCTCTCTGGAGTCCATCCTGAAAGTGGCCAAGCATGCAGCTGAAACGAACAAGCTGTTCTGCCTGAATCTCTCGGCGCCCTTCATCTGCGTGGCCTTCAAGGACAACCTCATGCAGGTCCTGCCCTATGTCGATGTCCTGTTCGGCAATGAGACC GAGGCGGCAGCCTTTGCTAAAGAGCAGAACTTCGAG ACGACGGACATTAAGGAAATTGCCAAAAAGGCCCAGGCTTTGGCTAAAGTAAACAAAAAGAGACCAAGGATTGTGGTTATTACTCAGGGGAAGGATGAGACGACGATTGCCCAAA AGGGCAAGATTGAGACATTCCCTGTACTAAAGATAGACCCCAAGGATATTGTTGACACAAACGGTGCAGGCGACGCCTTCGTGGGAG GTTTTTTGTCTGAACTCGTAAAGGACAACCCGCTGGATCAGTGCGTGAACGCGGCACACTACGCTGCCAACGTCATCATCAGACGGGCGGGTTGCACCTTCCCAGAGAAACCAGACTTCAACTGA
- the LOC137913010 gene encoding dual specificity phosphatase 29-like: protein MSSGVVKSRSRNPYTAVRVDPNSDYSTPGTLDLEQMFWTGSGATFAHVNQVWPSVYIGDEKTALERPGLKKLGITHVLNAAEGTWNNVLTGAEYYRDMDMQYYGVEADDKPSFNISQYFCPAAQFIHEALSQPQNKVLVHCVMGRSRSATLVLAYLMMRRDLSVVEAIERVRQHRCILPNHGFLKQLRALDITLQEERLRQKRRLHDQQSTKKTGQ, encoded by the exons ATGTCCTCCGGTGTGGTGAAGTCCAGGAGCAGGAACCCGTACACAGCGGTGCGGGTGGACCCCAACAGTGACTACAGCACACCAGGAACATTAGATCTGGAACAGATGTTCTGGACTGGCTCTGGAGCCACGTTTGCTCATGTCAACCAGGTCTGGCCCAGCGTCTACATCGGGGATGA GAAAACAGCTCTGGAGCGCCCTGGGCTGAAGAAGCTGGGCATTACACATgtcctgaacgcagcagagGGAACATGGAACAATGTGCTGACTGGTGCTGAATATTACAGGGACATGGACATGCAGTACTACGGTGTAGAGGCTGATGACAAACCCAGCTTTAACATCTCCCAGTACTTCTGCCCTGCGGCCCAGTTCATCCACGAGGCTCTGAGTCAACCGCAGA ACAAGGTGCTGGTCCACTGCGTGATGGGCCGTAGCAGGTCAGCAACTCTGGTGTTGGCGTACCTGATGATGAGACGGGACTTATCTGTGGTGGAAGCCATTGAGCGTGTGCGGCAGCACCGCTGCATTCTGCCTAATCACGGCTTCCTGAAACAGCTCCGAGCCCTGGACATAACATTACAAGAGGAGAGGCTGAGGCAAAAGAGGCGACTGCACGACCAGCAATCCACGAAGAAAACAGGCCAATGA
- the LOC137912974 gene encoding dual specificity protein phosphatase 13A-like, translating to MSGSDQQQDLALIKELELILDSCTLELTPVDEVWPELYIGNVAVAQNRKTLNKIGITHVLNAAHSKQGSVGNQSFYGTTCVYFGIPAEDSDSFDLSQYFRPAADFIHKALKSKEGKVLVHCIMGVSRSVTLVLAYLMLKQRLSLKDALRQIAQKRAIYPNQNFLSLLLKLDRRLTLRRRLCFLL from the exons ATGTCTGGGAGCGACCAGCAACAGGACCTGGCGCTCATCAAAGAGCTCGAGCTCATCTTGGACTCCTGCACACTCGAGCTCACGCCAGTGGATGAAGTCTGGCCCGAGCTCTACATAGGAAATGT AGCTGTTGCACAAAATAgaaagacattaaataaaataggcATCACTCATGTCCTGAATGCGGCACACTCCAAGCAGGGCAGCGTCGGCAATCAGAGTTTTTATGGGACCACTTGTGTTTACTTTGGCATCCCAGCAGAGGATTCAGACTCCTTTGACCTTAGTCAGTACTTCAGACCTGCAGCCGACTTCATACACAAAGCCTTGAAGAGCAAAGAAG GAAAGGTGTTGGTGcattgcatcatgggagtgagtCGATCAGTGACTTTGGTCCTGGCTTACTTGATGCTGAAGCAGCGTCTCTCCCTGAAAGACGCTTTGAGGCAAATTGCTCAGAAACGAGCCATTTACCCAAATCAGAAtttcctgtctctccttctcaaaCTGGACCGACGTCTTACTCTCAGACGGAGATTGTGTTTCCTGCTCTGA
- the LOC137913009 gene encoding adenosine kinase-like isoform X1 encodes MASEEPQAKKQKLSEEEKTESPEKEIQSRLSPNSLFGMGNPLLDISAVVDKEFLDKYSLKPNDQILAEDTHKALFEEFVKKFKVEYHAGGATQNSVKVAQWMIQEPRNVGTFFGCIGKDKFGEILKQKAKEARVDAHYYEQDKEPTGTCAACITGDNRSLVANLAAANCYEKEKHLDLEENWKLVEKARVYYIAGFFLTVSLESILKVAKHAAETNKLFCLNLSAPFICVAFKDNLMQVLPYVDVLFGNETEAAAFAKEQNFETTDIKEIAKKAQALAKVNKKRPRIVVITQGKDETTIAQKGKIETFPVLKIDPKDIVDTNGAGDAFVGGFLSELVKDNPLDQCVNAAHYAANVIIRRAGCTFPEKPDFN; translated from the exons ATGGCTTCAGAAGAACCgcaagcaaagaaacaaaaactctcagaggaggagaagacggagTCTCCAGAGAAAGAGATTCAATCGAGATTAAG ccctaACTCGCTCTTTGGGATGGGAAACCCCCTTCTGGACATCTCTGCTGTCGTAGACAAAGAATTCTTGGATAA GTACAGTTTGAAGCCGAATGACCAGATCCTGGCAGAGGACACGCACAAAGCATT ATTCGAGGAGTTTGTGAAGAAGTTCAAAGTTGAGTACCACGCTGGAGGAGCCACGCAGAACTCCGTAAAGGTTGCTCAG TGGATGATCCAAGAACCCCGTAACGTCGGCACGTTCTTCGGCTGCATCGGCAAAGACAAGTTCGGCGAGATCCTGAAGCAGAAGGCGAAGGAAGCCCGCGTCGACGCCCACTACTACGAACAAGATAAAGAGCCCACAGGGACGTGCGCGGCCTGCATCACCGGAGATAACAG GTCTCTGGTGGCTAATCTAGCTGCTGCTAACTGCTATGAGAAGGAGAAACATCTAGATCTGGAAGAAAACTGGAAGCTGGTGGAAAAGGCTCGCGTCTACTATATTGCT GGCTTCTTCCTGACCGTCTCTCTGGAGTCCATCCTGAAAGTGGCCAAGCATGCAGCTGAAACGAACAAGCTGTTCTGCCTGAATCTCTCGGCGCCCTTCATCTGCGTGGCCTTCAAGGACAACCTCATGCAGGTCCTGCCCTATGTCGATGTCCTGTTCGGCAATGAGACC GAGGCGGCAGCCTTTGCTAAAGAGCAGAACTTCGAG ACGACGGACATTAAGGAAATTGCCAAAAAGGCCCAGGCTTTGGCTAAAGTAAACAAAAAGAGACCAAGGATTGTGGTTATTACTCAGGGGAAGGATGAGACGACGATTGCCCAAA AGGGCAAGATTGAGACATTCCCTGTACTAAAGATAGACCCCAAGGATATTGTTGACACAAACGGTGCAGGCGACGCCTTCGTGGGAG GTTTTTTGTCTGAACTCGTAAAGGACAACCCGCTGGATCAGTGCGTGAACGCGGCACACTACGCTGCCAACGTCATCATCAGACGGGCGGGTTGCACCTTCCCAGAGAAACCAGACTTCAACTGA